AGCCCGGCTGCATCTTTCAGGTGGAAGCCGCGGCCGAGACGCTGGCGAAGACGCTGGTCGGCGAGTGGGAGCCCGGCACGCTGGTCAATCTCGAGCGCTCGCTCAAGGTGGGTGACGAGCTCGGCGGCCACATGGTCGTCGGCCATGTCGACGGTCCCGGCCGCATCCTGAAGATCGACGCGATCGAGCCCGATCCGGACGAGCCCTGGGGCGCGACCGCCCGCTTCCATATCCGCGCCCCGCAGGGGCTGAAGCGTTTCATCGCGACGAAGGGCTCGATCTGCCTCGACGGCACCTCGCTGACCATCAACACGGTCGAGGACGATGTCTTCACCGTCCTGCTGATTCCGCACTCCTTCGCGGTCACCACCTGGGGGCAGCGCAAGGAGGGTGACTCCGTTCATGTCGAGGTCGATCTGATGGCACGGTATGCCGCGCGGCTTGCGGAGGCGCGCCCGCAAGGGTAACCAGCCCGATCACATTCCAAGAAGGATAGAAGAAATGGCCGGAC
Above is a genomic segment from Bosea sp. NBC_00550 containing:
- a CDS encoding riboflavin synthase, translating into MFTGIVTAIGEVVEAERKGPSLKRLAISCPYEAEGIAIGASIACAGVCLTVTALRPRTDGQPGCIFQVEAAAETLAKTLVGEWEPGTLVNLERSLKVGDELGGHMVVGHVDGPGRILKIDAIEPDPDEPWGATARFHIRAPQGLKRFIATKGSICLDGTSLTINTVEDDVFTVLLIPHSFAVTTWGQRKEGDSVHVEVDLMARYAARLAEARPQG